ATATTTTAATTAATGATGGTTGCTTTTGTAATTTTGTAATAGGAATTTAAGAAGACATTACATgtgtttattattagttattaattgtGTACGCTGAATAAAGTACTAAGCTTAATTGGATATGACCCATGCACGTTGGTTCTTTATTTTTGCATGAATGTGAATGCAGACCAAAACGAATTTAAGCTTTGAAAGTGATGATTACCTGAATAAAATGTGGTTCCAAAGTTGCAAGTCACTTTCTCCTTTGCCTTTTATTGTGCATTTATCGTTTTCTACTTTTTAGAGGACCATCTTGGTGTACGATCTTAATGCATTATGTGTTAATGACTTTTGCATACTCACCATAACTGGCTATTTGAGGTCGTACCTTGATGTGTGAAAGAAAATGGATATTTTTTGTTCCTAGCTACCTTACTCCTATCTCGGAATCAAATCATACGTTGCTTTCAGTTTCATCACTTACTTTgttttttgttcttctattttttaTTGCAGGGGTTAAAGTTACAATTAACATTAAAATTGAAGCTGAGACTTGGCGAGATTGTTTTCTTCggattctttcaattttttttcaattatattttagatgtaattttttattatatactctTTAGATAGAATCaagaaaaaatatatgaaaaagatcaaatattaaatagtaaaaagTTATACATAACAAAATAATTGAGTCAAAAAGAATTTAattaagaggaatgctaggggccagtaattttagtgttttgtaaccatcaattggccatcaatagtatttttattggtgtgagattacatttaATGGTGGAAGATCAtccacttttgttttgatggttaagtgctggcaaaaaaacacaaaagttgctgtccTTAGACTTTTCCTTTAATTAATATGTGTCTATgataagattattattattagtgaaaagttttaaatttttttaaaataaatacaaaataaatgtattaaaaatttaaattttttatatttttaatatttttttttcaatttataatATTAACCCACATTCTTAAAATACAAGATAAATAaacctttttaaaaatttaaataatctgAAAAACTTTCTAGGACGATAATAAATATCTGAGATATTAGAAAAAGTAAACAAATGAGTGGATAAGAGCAATGGGATGATAGACAACACACGTGGGTGAGAGAATCACCAAAAAAACATAGTTGATGATGCATTAAAGGTCATCAATTTGTAACGTTTGtctgaaatgaaatgaaacatgTGTTGTTAATTAATTCTCAGTGGCTAATGTTTCATTCTTTTTCCACTTGCTTGTGACATGGACCAAACCAAAGTGCCAAATATGATTTGGTTAATCACTCTCATCACTACTTCAAATTAATTCcattttcacatgtactcatccAATTCATGCTCTTTCTTCATAGCTATAACAGGAATTGAGTGACATATTTGTTGGCGGTGCCTACATGTGATGAATGCATGCAGTTATGTTTAAGCTAAATCACTTTTTGCTTTTCATTTTTTCATGTCATTATTATTATACATTAATCCATGGATGATAGACCACAGATAAAGGTGAACCAAAGGGGTGGTAGATAAGCCAATATGGGCTACCATGAAATGATTGATGTAGATTCATTGTGTAACAAAGTTGCAATGATTAATGATTCAATCATCAAAGTATATTCAATTATTTTCTCTACCTATGTCAGGAATTCATGTGTTACTAACTGCAGCAGATCAGATACATACTATTCACAGATTCACTCTGCATTTATTAGCTCTTCAATTGAAGACAAAGCACCAACTATTATTTTGTTTGATACTTGAACAAAGTTACACCCTTTTATTTCACTCTTGAATGTTGAAATAAACAGTATAATGCTCATCTCTGAAGGCCAATAATGGCTCCAGTAGAAAATTCCTATTTGCTCCCTTAGCCACAAAGCTTATAGGATCATATTTTCTGAGTCCTCTTCTAGCAATAAAGCTTGCATCTTTGTTGAAACTAGAAGCATCAGCATCAGAATTAGACTTGCATCTTATTTTTACTTCTTTACCAGAACTCATGCCACTATGCACAAAGCACCCTTTATGGCTTTTGGATTCTAAGGATATGctttcatttcttccatccaatcctgATACCAGAACAAAAACAGAACCTACTTGTGTTCCAGGAAGATCAAACGGTTCTAACATCACTGATTTGCCAATAAAATCTCTCAGTGTAGTTGAAATCCTTGAGGAATGTTTTGCTTGGATATTAATGATTCTAAAGGTTGCATGAAGAGCCAAACTAGTCCCAGGCTTTGGTGATTTTTTCATTGTCAGTGAATTTTTTAAACTTGTTAAGATAAAAGATGATCCTGAAAAGTGTTGGTAGAATGAAAATAACTGAGTATTGTAAATGGCTGGAATTGGAGTAATCCAATCTGTAATAGAAGCATTGGAAGCAGTTTTAATGTCCCAATCAGCAGTGCTATGTCCAGCAAGAAGGTAGGGACCATAGAGAATTGCTCTAATGGAGGCATATTCAGGCCTGTCATCTGAATTTAATTCAATACAATACACAAGGTATCACCATCAGTAACATTCACACTGTGACATAagaataatttgataaattttagAGATGGAAACGAATAATAACTTTGTGAAGGTACCTTTGATGGCCTCTGTTCTTAGGGGAATGGGAAATTGAAGGGTCAACTTGTCACTACCACTCCATTTCCGCGTGATTGACACAAAGTTTCCTGCACAATCGGTTACAGGcagtgcattaaaattaaattttattgttatttgttatatatttattcattttttttactatGCATAAGACATAAGCACAAGGTAGATTATCCACACCTGGAGAAGGCAAAGGTAAAGTATCAGAATTTAATGTGAGTTTAGCACCATGGATATGTGTCCAAGTTGGTAACCGAAGGTTAAGAGTAGATGAAGTACTACTAGTTTTCTGCAACATAGGcattagaagaagaataatgaaataaGAAGAGAAATTTGGAGAATCTTAATGGCTTGATTGTATGTATCTGCAGCATAAAAATAAGACAACCTTAGTAGGAGAAAAAGTGAGTGAGATTCTGAGAAAAGAATCCATTGAAGATGGAGGAACAACTGTCTGGTTAAGCATGATTTGAGCAGATTTCCAGTTTAATGAGCTTGATATGTATTGAATGATGTAGAGACTAGGATTTTTCCCTTCCTCTTCAAAGTAGATGGAATCTCCAAGCTTTGAGAATGATTCAATTCCTATTGAAACATGACATAGCCTAGTTTGTTATACTCAACTATTTGTAAGATATGATAGAACAAACAAagcatgtatatatgtatatatgcgcGCACCGGTTCCATAGCAGCACCAGAAAGAGTTAAACTGAGTTCCCCAACCGAATTTTGATATAGCCTTGGAGGCCCCAGGACCTTGTGGAAGATAGTATAACATAACTCCAGGTTCTGTTCCTCTTTGAATGCTTAATACTCCATTTGTCAATGCACGTTCATAATAATCAGCATATGATATCTCCTTAGTCCATCTAAACAGGTTGCGCGAAACCTGACATTCACCAACATTACTAATATCAAGTGTTACATTTTGAGGTTCACATTTTCAAGAAACTGATGCATGATTGAATAGTGTACCTTCAACATGTTATAAGTTGTGCATGATTCTtcattgtttgtttcttttaggGTCTCTATCATTCTATTTGGATCAGACCTATGCAGAAAAAGTATCAAAGTAGAAACAAAAAACTTTGTAGCATATATGGAGTTATTTTGAAAGCAATGATACCATAACTCATTCACTGATGTTCCTCCAGTTGCATAGCTGTGTGAAGAGTTAACAATATCCATAAAGAATGTTCCAATTTCCTAACACCAAATAAAACacaaatatataaatatcaaGCCTTTGGAATTTAAATCAACAATGTAATGAACATACAGACAGACAGAAAGCAATTCACCTTATAAAGCGGATCACCGGTGACTTCATATCGCATTTGAGATCCAACAACAACTGGGATATGTGTATTAGCATGAAATTGAGCTATATCATTAGCCTACATATATGAAAAAACATAATTCTAGAACCATTAGTCCCTTAAATATCTAGTATTGTTGATAATTGGTTCATACTTCATATAATATAGTAAAAGAATCAATTTAACATTTTAACCCCTTACCTTTACAGCAAGCAACCCCAAAAAGCATGGCTTGTCAAAAAGATGAGCAAGTAATAGATGCTTTGGATCTCCCTGCATACATTGAAGTATTCACAATTCTAAGTATATACACCATTACTAACAGATTGTTAAAGAAAGCAGATTGAGTATTAATTTAAGCTATACTGTGATGGAATATAGTCTGTAAAGGACATCATTCATTCCTCCAGTTTCCTCATTCAGGGTTTGATAATGCCAATCTATGCTGTACTTTCTTATCACATTCCTCACTCTCTTGTAAAAATAATCAACCATCCATGTCACCATTTTCAGAGCTTGAGGGTTCTCAGCTATGGAATGTTGATCCAAAAGGCCAGCCATGATCTGCATAAGTTATTACTCCAATTTTCATCATGTCAAAGTCACACATGGTTGTTGTAGTAGTTATAGTACCTTGTGAATGGTATAATAGGGAGCCCAAACATATTGAATTGCTTCAAAACGATCAAAGAACTCAGATGGAAATGCAGAAAGGTATCCTGTCCCAATCTTCTGCTGACAGATAGAGAGATTTGCAACAAGTGctgacattttcttcttcaattcttcattGTGTGTGCTAGCCCACATTAGAGCTGATGCACTCAAATAATGCCCTGAACAAAAATGCTTCCACACACCATCAATTAAATGAAATGAAATACTTGTACACAAAAAATCACCCACCAAATCAGTAACCCGCATCCACAAATACacggtggctgattttggtgttcACGTAGCATTTTTGTTGTTCGAAATAGGAAAGACTAACCAACAAAATGACCCCGGACTTCTATGGTTGGATCTTCCCAGCCTCCATATGGTGTTCCAGGAGTAGGGAGACCACAAGTCTTCCTGAAGCTCCAAATCAACCTGTCAACATCCAACATTAACAGATACTTCAAGTTTGTGTTCTGTGCTTGACCATGGATTGAACCTCCATGCAACCTCACATCATGCAACGAAACTTCTTTCAGTAAACCCTCTGgttccttcttcatcttcattCTCCCATACAGCATTGTCCAATCATCATCTtgcccttcttcttcttcttcttgttcctcaTTCAAGGACATGTTCCTTATTGGAGTCAAATGATAGCGCGAATGTGACATTACCTCTTGTTTCCGTGTTTGGTTTTTAGATGTTAACAAATGGTAACGAAATGTGTGTGATTGTGTAGGCTGGTTTGTGCACTCTTTACCCTCACCATCACCACAACCCAACACCAAAACCATGCTAACTAACACTAACACAAAACCCATCTTCCTCCTCAATAATTCAACTAAACAATTTTAAGCTCCCCAAAACCATTATCATGCATGAGTTGAAGTTCAACTAGtagaaaaacagagaaaaaaaaatgTTGCTTTTGGTTTTCCCAAGTGAAACTAGAGAGAAATAAGAGCAGAGAGTACAGAGCTTAAGAGAGACATGTGAGTGGCTATGTACTACTGATATATACAGTTAAAAAAAATTGTAGCTTTGAGTTTGCAGCCATTGGAAGTAGTCACATTTAAAAACTAAACAACCAACATAGAAAGTCTTTCTAAATTCTAAGTCTAAAAGCTTAAAAAGCAAGGTTACAGTTTGGGATATATATGTAATTGCCAGAGCTGGTTGGGTAAAAAAAAAGGACCTTAAATTAAAGTGTGAATATTTCTTACTCAAGTGCAAGTGTGCAACTTACAGCAGCATGCGGAAGAATCTTGGGAAAAAGCCAACGAGGAATGTTAGGGCCAGTAATTTTGGTGTTTTATAATTATCAATTggtcatcaatagtgtttttaatggtgtgagattacatctaatagtaGGAAATTACTCACTTTTGTTttaatggttaagtgctggccagaaaatacaaaagttgtTGTCCCCTAGACTTTTCTAAAGCGAATAACAACAGCTTGCTTACACCACCCGAAAGAAGACATAAGAAATCAATTTAATAAAACACTCAAAAAAGTCAACACttgttgttttttttgttttttggaaaGATAAATGTATTATAGTATAGAGTTGAGAGAGGACATGGAGGATGTATATGGTGTTTTGAGAAGGTGATGATGGCATTGGCATGCATGTGAGTGAGTAGATGCTAGGAATCTGCTTTAGAAAGCTATGTTTGGATTGAAGCATCATCTAAAACTAAATTGGTTAgtgtttattattagttatgcTGAATGAGAAAGCATATGTTGTTTCTTGCTTGTTGTAGCTATCCGTGTTTCGATGGATACCCTTGCTTGTCTTGTTTCTACAGATTCGGAGAGTTATAGGAATTAGGATAAAGTGCAAAATGGTTGCCTCACAAGGTAAGTTCTTTTTGTCCGGGGAAGCTTTCGATTTCATGATCATAGAGTAGATTATAAGGGAAAAAAAATACTACCCCAACTCATATCCTGTCATTCAtgtaatgtttatatatgtaagCTTTAGTGTTTGTATGTAATTATATATGTAAGCTTTAGTGTTTGTATGTAAATATTCAATGTAGATGTTTATGTTATAACTACGTTGGAAGGTCAAAGCTCCACATGTGATGTTACTTGTTAGTCTAGATTCCTATAATACCCCCAAGATCAAGTATAtaaattatttgttatttataaaaagatatatattttattatttttatcatattttttcttttgtcaaAGATTTTTATCTGTTTAGTCTTTTAGCggtaatttattttagttttggaggatggatttggatcctctctaaagtgaaattcaaaatttagaggatccaaatccttcGAAGATATATCCATCGCAGGTCTTAGCTTCGTTTAAGAGTTTATTATTAgccgccaatgagtaatagctcaaatgacatagactccacatattcaattaagaggttgcggattcaagtctcctatctttccaaatttttaaagccaatgagtaatagctcaaatgacatagtctcctcatactcaattaagaggttacgggttcgagtctcatatctttggtaaaaaaaaatggagTTTATTATTAGCCAAAATTGGTATAATTTAACTGGTCTCTAAACCATTTTGTCTCTAAGAGCTTCCAAACACATGGCCCAAGTCCCAAAGCCCATAGAACATAGGAGACAGAAATGAAGATGGATCATGGCCCAAACTAAGATTTCTTTTTGCGTAAATCCAAATTTATAAGCCCAATAAGAGATCACTGATATAGTTTACGGTCTTTCCGGCATGTAGCTAATAGATTATCgtgaattaaaaaatattacataCGTATTAAAAATTACTCATcaaattagttattatttatttatatataaatatatattaattaatttattttaatatatattttatacaaataattaaGTTTTATTTTGGNNNNNNNNNNNNNNNNNNNNNNNNNNNNNNNNNNNNNNNNNNNNNNNNNNNNNNNNNNNNNNNNNNNNNNNNNNNNNNNNNNNNNNNNNNNNNNNNNNNNNNNNNNNNNNNNNNNNNNNNNNNNNNNNNNNNNNNNNNNNNNNNNNNNNNNNNNNNNNNNNNNNNNNNNNNNNNNNNNNNNNNNNNNNNNNNNNNTAGTGTGGATTATTATCCAAAATGTGTACTTAGGGTAGGGTGCGTTCTTGATTGTTGAGAAAGATGCCACTCGAATTATTAATGCAAGTACCGATTCTGTAATGGAATGTCTCTATTCTCAAACGTATGGTCAAAAAAAGCAGCACAAAACTCATGATAGGATGTGGCCGTGCGATGAATATAATGCATCGAGGTCCAATAATAATATCACTTTTATTTGGACCAATCATAGTTTGATTTGCGTTTCCTCGCTTTGACGGTAAAAGCCTAAAAGGCATAAACTTATATGAGAAAT
The DNA window shown above is from Arachis ipaensis cultivar K30076 chromosome B08, Araip1.1, whole genome shotgun sequence and carries:
- the LOC107614206 gene encoding uncharacterized protein LOC107614206, with amino-acid sequence MGFVLVLVSMVLVLGCGDGEGKECTNQPTQSHTFRYHLLTSKNQTRKQEVMSHSRYHLTPIRNMSLNEEQEEEEEGQDDDWTMLYGRMKMKKEPEGLLKEVSLHDVRLHGGSIHGQAQNTNLKYLLMLDVDRLIWSFRKTCGLPTPGTPYGGWEDPTIEVRGHFVGHYLSASALMWASTHNEELKKKMSALVANLSICQQKIGTGYLSAFPSEFFDRFEAIQYVWAPYYTIHKIMAGLLDQHSIAENPQALKMVTWMVDYFYKRVRNVIRKYSIDWHYQTLNEETGGMNDVLYRLYSITGDPKHLLLAHLFDKPCFLGLLAVKANDIAQFHANTHIPVVVGSQMRYEVTGDPLYKEIGTFFMDIVNSSHSYATGGTSVNELWSDPNRMIETLKETNNEESCTTYNMLKVSRNLFRWTKEISYADYYERALTNGVLSIQRGTEPGVMLYYLPQGPGASKAISKFGWGTQFNSFWCCYGTGIESFSKLGDSIYFEEEGKNPSLYIIQYISSSLNWKSAQIMLNQTVVPPSSMDSFLRISLTFSPTKKTSSTSSTLNLRLPTWTHIHGAKLTLNSDTLPLPSPGNFVSITRKWSGSDKLTLQFPIPLRTEAIKDDRPEYASIRAILYGPYLLAGHSTADWDIKTASNASITDWITPIPAIYNTQLFSFYQHFSGSSFILTSLKNSLTMKKSPKPGTSLALHATFRIINIQAKHSSRISTTLRDFIGKSVMLEPFDLPGTQVGSVFVLVSGLDGRNESISLESKSHKGCFVHSGMSSGKEVKIRCKSNSDADASSFNKDASFIARRGLRKYDPISFVAKGANRNFLLEPLLAFRDEHYTVYFNIQE